In the genome of Sphingopyxis sp. YF1, the window AGACCCCGCAGCAGGTCGACATCGCCGCGCGCGCCGCCGCCTTCAATCTCGACATCGACGATATCGCGACGGGCAGCCAGCCCGCGCTCGCCGAAAACCGGGCGCCCGCGACGGCCAGCGCCGCCCCGCGCGGCGCCGTCACCACGGCGATCGCCCCGCCCGCCGCTTTTTCGGGCCGCTTCCGCTGGCCGCTCGACGGGCGCGTGATCGCGAAATTCGGTCCGCTCGCGCCGGGCAAGGTCAACGACGGCATCAACATCGCGGTCGCCGCGGGCACCCCGATCCATGCCGCCGCCGACGGCGTCGTCGCCTATGCCGGCGACCAGATCGGGGTCTATGGCGGGCTGATCCTGATCGACCATGGCGGCGGGTGGGTCAGCGCCTATGGCCATGCGCAGCAACTCGACGTGCGGCGCGGCCAGGCGGTGAAGGCGGGCGCGGTCATCGGCCGCGCCGGCGCGACGGGCCAGGTGCAATCGCCGCAGCTCCACTTCCAGCTGCGCCGCAACCGCCTGCCGATCGACCCGCTCAGGCAGCTG includes:
- a CDS encoding M23 family metallopeptidase, whose protein sequence is MGDRPHRLILLPLLAAPLAACIPASAPPHRAVAPAPTPAPTPGYAPLPPAERVTGGDSRPTWTLQPVVPNAQRVEASIHIVSRGQSIQEISEITGAGVEAIRIENASSTPFRLVPGQRLRIPAGLYHRVGAGETGIGIAQAYGVDWGEIVTLNALSEPYILRIDQRLKLPNAARAQTPQQVDIAARAAAFNLDIDDIATGSQPALAENRAPATASAAPRGAVTTAIAPPAAFSGRFRWPLDGRVIAKFGPLAPGKVNDGINIAVAAGTPIHAAADGVVAYAGDQIGVYGGLILIDHGGGWVSAYGHAQQLDVRRGQAVKAGAVIGRAGATGQVQSPQLHFQLRRNRLPIDPLRQLPAR